From the Candidatus Binataceae bacterium genome, the window CAAGACCGTGCAGATCGAATTCAGCGCGTCGGGCGACACGCGGAAGCTCAGCATCGCAGGCATCACCGAGGTCACCGTGCAGGGCGTCGCGGGACGCGACGGTACGACGGTTTGGCTCGACAACGTAACGCATCCCTATTCCGGGCGTCTGGCGGCCGCGCGCGGCACCTCGAGCCGCTACCAGGATCATTCGCTCAGCTTCGACAACAGTGGACGCAACGGCCACTTCTCGCCGATCAACTGGTCCAACGCCTGACGCGGGCTGCGCGGACGAGGGTGTAACGCCGCTTTCAAGACTTGCGATGGCTTCCGCGGTCCCCACAACGGACGGGCGCAGGACTGCTCGCGTCTTGAGGCTGCCCGATCAACTGGCGATCTGGGGCGGCCTTGGCGCGCTCTCCGCGCTCGCCTGGCTATACCTGTGGCGGATGCCGGCCGGCGACGCCTCGATGCAGGGGATGGCGGGGATGGCGAATATGGCCGGGATGCCCGGGATGACGATGCCCTCGCCATGGTCGCCGCAGCAGCTGTGGCTGACCTTCCTGATGTGGACCGTGATGATGGTCGCGATGATGACGCCCAGCGCGGCGCCGATGGTCACGATGTACGCGCGCGTCTGTGAGGGCCGCGGCCTGGCGCCGCGCGCACGGGTGTGGCTCTTCGCCGGCGGCTACCTCGCGGTGTGGGCCGCGTTCAGCGCCTTCGCCACGCTCGCGCAGGCCGCGCTGGATCAGGCAGCGATGCTGACTGGGGCGATGCGAGTCGCGCCGTTGATGGGCGGAGTGATCCTGGCGCTTGCGGGCGCCTATCAGCTCTCGCCGCTCAAGCGCCGATGTCTGCGGCAATGCCAATCGCCGGTGGGCTTCCTGATGACGCACTGGCGCGAGGGCGGCGCGGGGGCGATCGCGATGGGTCTCCGTCACGGAGCTTTTTGCGTGGGATGCTGCTGGATGTTGATGGCGCTGCTGTTCGTCGCGGGGGTGATGAACCTTTTATGGGTTGCAGTGCTGACCGGTTTCGTTTTGATCGAACGGGCCACGCGATGGGGCGAGACGCTGGCGACAGCGTCGGGTTTTGCGCTGATCACGGCCGGCCTCGCGCTCGCGGCGCTTAGCTGACCGGTCTTACCTGACCGACTTCGGAAAGGGACGGGAGGTGGCTTCTCCTGTCGACCTTGGACAAATCTTCGCGATCGACCGGGCTCCCGATGCTTTATACGGTTGGGCATTCGACTCATCCGATCGAGCGCTTCCTCGAACTGCTCGGCGAGCATCGAATCGCCGTACTCGCCGACATCCGCTCCTTTCCGGGCTCCCGCCGATGGCCCCAGTTTGGTCAGGAGCGCCTCGCCGAGGCGCTCGGCCGCGCCGGCCTGGAATACCGATGGCTCAAGCGGCTCGGCGGACGGCGTAAGAGCACGCGCGCCGACTCGCCCCACGTGGCGTGGACGGTCGCCGCGTTCCGCTCCTACGCGGATTACGCCGAGAGCGCCGAGTTCGCGGAAGCTCTCCACGAACTGGCGGCAATCGCAACCGCCGCGCGCACCGCGATCATGTGCTCGGAGGGGTTATGGTGGCGATGCCACCGGCGAATCGTCTCTGACCAGATGATGCTGCGAGGATGGGACGTCGAGCACATCATGCCCGACGGCAAGCTGACGGCGCATCGGCTGCCCGACTTCGCCTCGGTCGTCAACGGACGGATTATCTACGACGGCGGCCAGCCGCCGCTGCTGAAATAGCGCCAAGCGGCAGGCGCCGGCCGCTCATCTAGCGGCGGCGGGAGTGGCGGACGCCGCGGCCGCCTTATGGCCGCCTTCCCAGGCTGCCTTCACCGTCGCATAGACGTCGAACGGGTCGCACCGCCAGGGCAGCACGTGGCTCGCGCTCTTGTCGTTGAACGTTACTTTCACGG encodes:
- a CDS encoding DUF2182 domain-containing protein, yielding MRLPDQLAIWGGLGALSALAWLYLWRMPAGDASMQGMAGMANMAGMPGMTMPSPWSPQQLWLTFLMWTVMMVAMMTPSAAPMVTMYARVCEGRGLAPRARVWLFAGGYLAVWAAFSAFATLAQAALDQAAMLTGAMRVAPLMGGVILALAGAYQLSPLKRRCLRQCQSPVGFLMTHWREGGAGAIAMGLRHGAFCVGCCWMLMALLFVAGVMNLLWVAVLTGFVLIERATRWGETLATASGFALITAGLALAALS
- a CDS encoding DUF488 domain-containing protein, with protein sequence MLYTVGHSTHPIERFLELLGEHRIAVLADIRSFPGSRRWPQFGQERLAEALGRAGLEYRWLKRLGGRRKSTRADSPHVAWTVAAFRSYADYAESAEFAEALHELAAIATAARTAIMCSEGLWWRCHRRIVSDQMMLRGWDVEHIMPDGKLTAHRLPDFASVVNGRIIYDGGQPPLLK